A window from Lactiplantibacillus pentosus encodes these proteins:
- a CDS encoding PTS transporter subunit EIIC, whose amino-acid sequence MKNKTQQYKQVATDVLSAVGGKTNISSVTHCMTRLRFNLKDESIPNDTEIQNIAGVIGVNRAGGQYQVIIGQTVNKVYDELIAVGDLTRNAPIDENLDGKLKEKLTFKTAGNLVLNKLAGCLTPLIPMLIAASMFKMFAAVLGPSMLNIIGTKTSLYQLFTFVGDAGFYFFPVILGYTAAKQFNTSRIIAMFLGAILIDPNLIKIVTAGKSFDVFGIPMQLVNYSSTVIPIILSVWIMSYVERFFKRYTASSISTIVVPTLTIVVMLPISLCVLGPAGNFVGNYICEGILAFGKLGGLPTIIAVGVVGALWEILVMTGMHLLMITTMMMIFAQSGHENFVTLGAVAASMSVAGMCLGAALRIKDKNQRALAWSYLVASIIGGVTEPGLYGLAVRYKRPFVGMMIGGFCGGLYAGITSITAYVMVPVANFLSLTAYVGGQTSNVINGVMSGVIAFVAAAIATYAIGVESKSVQATTKTFKLVEA is encoded by the coding sequence ATGAAGAACAAAACGCAACAATATAAGCAGGTAGCAACAGATGTTTTATCCGCAGTTGGGGGTAAGACAAATATTTCATCAGTAACGCACTGCATGACACGCTTACGTTTTAATTTAAAGGACGAAAGTATCCCTAATGACACTGAAATTCAAAACATTGCAGGTGTAATTGGCGTTAATCGTGCGGGAGGCCAGTACCAGGTTATTATTGGGCAAACAGTCAACAAAGTATATGATGAATTGATTGCGGTTGGTGATTTAACACGGAATGCGCCGATTGATGAAAATTTGGATGGAAAGCTTAAAGAGAAACTGACGTTTAAAACTGCTGGAAATCTAGTTTTAAATAAATTAGCAGGCTGTCTAACACCTTTGATTCCGATGCTAATTGCAGCGTCAATGTTCAAGATGTTCGCGGCCGTGCTTGGTCCTAGTATGCTTAATATTATTGGGACTAAAACGTCATTGTATCAGTTGTTCACATTTGTTGGGGATGCTGGATTTTATTTCTTCCCAGTAATTCTAGGGTATACAGCTGCTAAGCAATTCAACACTTCCAGAATTATTGCCATGTTTTTAGGCGCAATTCTTATTGATCCTAATTTAATTAAGATTGTGACAGCTGGTAAGTCATTTGATGTTTTTGGAATTCCAATGCAATTGGTTAATTACTCTAGTACTGTAATTCCAATTATTTTATCGGTTTGGATCATGTCATATGTTGAACGGTTCTTTAAGCGGTATACCGCTTCATCCATTAGTACGATCGTTGTTCCGACACTAACGATTGTTGTAATGCTTCCTATCTCTCTTTGTGTCTTAGGACCTGCTGGGAACTTTGTTGGTAACTACATTTGTGAGGGTATCTTAGCATTCGGTAAATTAGGAGGGCTTCCCACCATTATTGCTGTTGGGGTAGTTGGTGCTCTCTGGGAAATTCTTGTGATGACTGGTATGCATTTATTAATGATTACAACCATGATGATGATTTTTGCGCAATCCGGACATGAAAATTTTGTTACCCTTGGTGCTGTAGCAGCCAGCATGTCGGTAGCCGGTATGTGTTTGGGTGCAGCATTACGCATTAAGGACAAAAATCAGAGAGCGTTGGCGTGGAGCTACTTGGTAGCAAGTATCATTGGGGGTGTGACTGAGCCTGGTTTGTATGGATTAGCAGTTCGGTATAAGCGCCCATTTGTTGGTATGATGATTGGTGGCTTTTGTGGCGGCTTGTACGCTGGCATTACATCAATTACTGCCTATGTGATGGTACCAGTAGCAAATTTCTTATCACTGACAGCGTATGTTGGCGGGCAAACTTCTAATGTTATCAATGGTGTGATGAGTGGCGTGATTGCTTTTGTTGCAGCTGCAATTGCAACTTATGCGATTGGCGTAGAGTCTAAATCTGTTCAGGCTACAACTAAAACGTTTAAACTTGTGGAGGCATAA
- a CDS encoding APC family permease has product MQETKQETTLNRSLGFWSALLLVVGTVIGSGIFFKQSSVLDSAGSPSAALLTWLLGGLITLTAGLTIAEVGAQMPHTGGLYVYMEQIYGKLWGFLSGWMQIAVYGPAIIASIGAYLGILLVGFFNWNSGWQAPLSIGVIVLIGILNMFENRWGAAFQIATTLGKLLPIAAIIIFGLFFGNQNAFGQSLHTISQSTGSFGVAVLATLFAYDGWILVANLGGEIKNPQKLLPQAIILGISLVLIAYTLVSYGILHFVPAATIHKLGQQTTLYFAQAAFGTIGGRLLNIGIIISMVGCLNGKIMTFPRIVYAMAHQNQLPFAKQLSFLHKKSHEPIVATIAILVYASIMILFFNPDRLSDLCIFTVYCFYVATFVGVFLLRKRNPASARPFSTPGFPVTPLIAILGALFVIISEIGSDLSGVLISLVIVAIGFPIYYWKRRQNKAR; this is encoded by the coding sequence ATGCAGGAAACAAAACAAGAAACGACCTTGAACCGTTCGCTCGGTTTTTGGTCGGCACTTTTACTCGTCGTGGGTACAGTTATTGGCTCAGGAATCTTCTTCAAACAGTCATCCGTTCTGGACAGCGCTGGTTCACCCAGTGCGGCACTGCTTACTTGGCTGCTCGGTGGACTGATTACGTTGACGGCTGGTCTGACGATTGCCGAAGTTGGCGCGCAAATGCCGCACACTGGTGGCCTCTACGTCTACATGGAACAAATCTATGGCAAGCTCTGGGGCTTCCTTTCTGGCTGGATGCAAATTGCGGTTTACGGTCCCGCCATCATTGCCTCGATTGGCGCTTATCTAGGGATTCTGTTAGTCGGTTTCTTTAATTGGAATTCTGGCTGGCAGGCGCCTCTTTCAATCGGTGTCATCGTTTTGATTGGGATTTTGAATATGTTCGAAAACCGCTGGGGCGCTGCCTTTCAAATTGCCACGACGCTGGGTAAACTATTACCGATTGCGGCAATTATCATCTTCGGGCTGTTCTTTGGTAATCAAAACGCCTTTGGACAGTCCCTACATACGATCAGCCAATCAACTGGTAGTTTTGGGGTGGCGGTCCTCGCAACGTTATTTGCCTACGACGGTTGGATTTTAGTTGCTAACCTTGGTGGCGAGATCAAAAATCCCCAAAAGTTATTGCCCCAAGCCATTATTTTGGGCATCTCATTGGTTTTAATTGCCTACACCCTTGTAAGTTATGGGATCTTGCACTTTGTTCCAGCCGCCACAATCCACAAACTAGGGCAACAAACGACCTTGTATTTTGCCCAGGCGGCGTTTGGTACGATTGGTGGCCGATTACTGAACATCGGGATCATTATTTCGATGGTCGGTTGTTTGAACGGAAAAATCATGACGTTCCCCCGTATTGTGTATGCGATGGCGCACCAGAACCAGCTTCCGTTCGCCAAGCAACTCAGCTTTTTGCACAAGAAGTCGCATGAACCAATTGTGGCCACCATTGCCATCTTAGTGTACGCCAGCATCATGATTCTGTTCTTTAATCCCGACCGGCTGTCAGACCTGTGCATCTTCACAGTGTACTGCTTCTACGTCGCGACGTTTGTGGGCGTCTTTCTCCTTCGCAAACGCAATCCAGCATCCGCGCGGCCATTCTCAACACCGGGCTTTCCAGTAACACCGCTGATTGCCATCTTAGGCGCCCTGTTCGTGATTATCAGTGAGATTGGTTCCGACCTTTCCGGTGTGCTGATTTCACTAGTCATCGTCGCAATTGGCTTTCCAATTTATTATTGGAAACGGCGGCAGAATAAAGCAAGATAA
- a CDS encoding ChbG/HpnK family deacetylase, whose product METKMIIRADDLGYSDAVNVGIERTVRNGLINNVGVMVNMPTTVSGLRMLKGTDVCLGLHTVICAGRPLSDPNKIPSITNSDGTFRRSADYRQANQDFVNLDEVTLEIEAQYQKFVELVGRKPDYFEGHAVVSDNFIKGLTIVAKRHNLNFLGFAMGPESPSVMFKDKNLHVYMESMNGHYDPFQTLKKAATAHFDDGYAMMVCHPGYLDDYLLQHSSLTIPRTQEVEMLTNPETRAWLTEQQVKLIKYTEV is encoded by the coding sequence ATGGAAACAAAAATGATTATTCGCGCAGATGACTTGGGATATTCTGATGCAGTAAATGTTGGCATTGAAAGGACTGTACGGAATGGGCTCATCAATAATGTTGGCGTAATGGTGAATATGCCGACCACCGTCTCTGGATTGCGGATGTTAAAAGGAACCGATGTCTGTTTAGGATTGCATACGGTAATCTGTGCAGGACGACCATTGTCTGATCCAAACAAAATTCCGAGCATCACTAATTCTGACGGAACCTTTCGACGCTCCGCTGATTATCGACAAGCAAATCAAGATTTTGTGAATCTCGATGAAGTTACTCTTGAGATTGAGGCGCAATATCAAAAATTTGTTGAGCTAGTAGGGCGTAAACCAGACTATTTTGAAGGGCATGCAGTGGTAAGTGACAATTTCATTAAGGGACTGACAATTGTTGCAAAACGTCATAATTTGAACTTTTTAGGATTCGCAATGGGCCCAGAAAGCCCAAGCGTTATGTTCAAAGACAAAAACTTGCATGTTTATATGGAGAGTATGAATGGGCATTATGATCCTTTTCAAACACTAAAGAAAGCTGCAACGGCACATTTTGATGATGGATATGCAATGATGGTTTGCCACCCAGGTTATTTGGATGACTATTTACTACAGCATTCTAGTCTGACGATTCCGCGGACACAAGAAGTAGAAATGCTGACAAATCCCGAAACGCGAGCGTGGTTGACGGAACAACAAGTAAAATTGATTAAATACACAGAAGTATAA
- a CDS encoding MarR family winged helix-turn-helix transcriptional regulator produces MNTAPIRPLDEHICFSAYTTVHAIQRLYQPTLAEHHLTYPQYLVLVALYADPPKAVPVKKLSAQLDLSTGTLTPILKRMTKAGLIARQRNPHDDRSVLITLTEAGVTTRKVLNTLPNILTERGGLDEAEWQQLQTLMNKLMRNLTDQ; encoded by the coding sequence ATGAACACAGCCCCCATTCGACCGCTTGACGAGCACATCTGCTTCTCGGCCTATACGACGGTTCATGCGATTCAACGCTTATACCAGCCAACCTTGGCCGAACATCATCTCACGTACCCGCAGTACCTAGTCTTAGTGGCACTCTATGCTGATCCGCCCAAGGCCGTTCCCGTCAAAAAACTGAGTGCCCAGCTCGACTTGAGCACGGGCACCCTTACGCCAATTTTAAAACGGATGACTAAGGCCGGTTTGATTGCACGTCAACGCAATCCACACGATGACCGTAGCGTGCTCATTACCTTAACGGAAGCCGGGGTCACGACGCGCAAAGTCTTGAACACCCTGCCTAACATTTTAACGGAACGCGGCGGACTGGATGAAGCTGAATGGCAACAGCTCCAGACATTGATGAATAAGCTGATGCGTAACTTGACCGACCAATAA
- a CDS encoding histidine phosphatase family protein: protein MATFSVYMIRHGQTYFNKYRRMQGWCDSPLTAVGEQDARNAGKMLNGIDFDAVYASDMTRAMRTAELLLPASGNADLTVEPMAAFREAFYGYFEGDDTSQTWFMVGAPHQAPSLSEIIAQYGIEKAKDFCKEADPFHRAENNDEFWQRVNGGLDALRAKHQDGDKVLVVSHGNTIYSIASRFATLTSPERPKNGSVTKFTISDDTVSLDYFGRKDHLD, encoded by the coding sequence ATGGCAACTTTTTCCGTTTACATGATTCGTCATGGTCAAACTTACTTTAATAAGTACCGCCGGATGCAGGGCTGGTGCGACTCCCCGCTCACCGCTGTCGGTGAACAGGACGCTCGGAATGCGGGTAAAATGCTTAACGGCATTGATTTTGACGCCGTTTATGCCAGCGATATGACGCGGGCGATGCGCACCGCTGAATTACTGCTGCCAGCCAGTGGTAACGCTGATTTGACGGTCGAACCGATGGCGGCCTTCCGAGAAGCCTTTTACGGTTACTTTGAAGGTGACGACACGTCACAGACTTGGTTCATGGTCGGTGCGCCCCACCAAGCGCCGAGCCTCTCTGAAATCATTGCTCAGTATGGGATTGAAAAGGCTAAGGACTTCTGCAAGGAAGCCGATCCTTTTCACCGTGCTGAGAATAACGATGAATTCTGGCAACGGGTCAACGGCGGCCTCGATGCCTTACGTGCCAAACACCAGGATGGTGACAAAGTGCTCGTCGTTAGCCACGGCAACACGATTTATAGTATTGCCAGCCGCTTTGCGACGTTAACTTCGCCCGAACGGCCTAAAAACGGCAGTGTCACGAAATTCACGATCAGCGATGATACCGTTTCGTTAGACTACTTTGGTCGCAAAGACCATCTCGACTAA
- a CDS encoding sulfite exporter TauE/SafE family protein gives MVIAIVIVLAIFSIGLFGLLLAGAKRQGAAIFDHSFGFGMVIGAVTDFLDTLGIGSFVVSTAIFQASHYLKDERQLPGTLNTMHAIPTAFEAFFFVTAVTVDPVTLISLVLAATIGALVGSEVMTKLNQRWVQLIMAGALIVTALLMAAKLLGLISLLGVANQATGLVGWKLIAGIVGNFILGLLMSAGVGLYAPCMVMVYFLGLTPIAAFPIMMLSCALLMPISSVNFIRHDRVDYRGLFGIILGGILGVVVAATLVKSLSLTALSWLIVLVSCWTAFSLWQTAQRQKNALS, from the coding sequence ATGGTCATTGCAATTGTGATAGTGTTGGCGATTTTCAGCATCGGGTTATTTGGCTTACTGTTAGCCGGTGCGAAACGCCAAGGCGCTGCTATTTTTGACCATTCCTTTGGTTTTGGAATGGTGATTGGCGCGGTGACTGATTTTTTGGATACGTTGGGGATCGGCAGTTTTGTGGTCTCAACGGCGATTTTTCAAGCCAGTCACTATTTAAAAGATGAACGCCAATTGCCGGGAACTTTAAATACGATGCATGCGATTCCGACCGCCTTTGAGGCCTTTTTCTTTGTGACCGCGGTCACCGTCGATCCGGTCACACTGATCAGTTTGGTGCTGGCCGCGACAATCGGTGCCTTAGTAGGTAGTGAAGTCATGACGAAGCTTAATCAACGATGGGTCCAACTGATCATGGCCGGCGCTTTGATTGTGACGGCGTTGTTAATGGCGGCCAAACTACTAGGCTTGATTAGTTTGTTAGGGGTCGCCAATCAAGCAACTGGCCTGGTGGGCTGGAAGTTGATTGCCGGAATCGTGGGTAACTTTATCTTGGGTCTATTGATGTCAGCGGGGGTCGGCCTATACGCACCTTGCATGGTCATGGTGTACTTCCTAGGTTTGACACCGATTGCGGCTTTTCCAATCATGATGTTGTCCTGTGCATTATTAATGCCGATTTCGTCAGTTAATTTCATTCGGCATGACCGTGTCGATTACCGCGGGTTGTTTGGAATTATCTTAGGCGGCATTCTGGGTGTAGTCGTTGCGGCGACGCTCGTTAAGTCACTTTCTTTAACAGCCCTCAGTTGGCTAATCGTGCTCGTCAGTTGTTGGACGGCCTTTTCACTCTGGCAGACGGCACAACGGCAGAAAAATGCGCTATCCTAA
- a CDS encoding MFS transporter → MKTRLYTPDVKLVLVASFFFLMSPMLINPVIAGFAHGIGASSVLAGVIAGLTNLTSLVLRPLAGNLTDRVSKYRLTFIGGCLLLLASLGYSLTTNVTLIMLLRIVNGLGYTLCSVCMATWMASLLPPDRIGSGMGIYGLANALGMACGPAISVFLYQHYSYQSVFWLAAVCSLLLVIMIQFVGDHGEPVAVPKADAQQRHFRIVQPRVIPVALILLLFSLPYFATQTYIVSYVAARHFHVAAGIFFPVYAVILLVLRLILRDWFDRVPFKRFIWLCLIFNLLGLIGLTDMTNWAMLLLGAAGLAAGYGLMFSICQAKALTLVPEADHGLANSTFYIGVDLGMSLGPIFGGLISSVLSMTWFYPVMMVTLPLIVIVYLVSRRGLA, encoded by the coding sequence ATGAAGACGCGTTTATACACGCCAGATGTGAAGTTAGTCCTAGTAGCGAGCTTTTTCTTCCTAATGAGCCCGATGTTGATCAACCCGGTGATTGCCGGATTTGCGCACGGTATCGGGGCGAGTTCGGTGCTAGCGGGGGTGATTGCGGGGTTGACCAACCTCACATCCTTAGTTTTGCGGCCCCTGGCAGGTAATCTGACTGATCGGGTGTCGAAGTACCGGCTGACCTTTATTGGGGGCTGTCTGTTACTATTAGCCAGCCTCGGTTACAGCTTAACGACTAACGTTACCCTGATTATGCTATTGCGGATCGTGAATGGTCTGGGTTATACCCTCTGTTCCGTCTGCATGGCGACCTGGATGGCTAGTCTACTGCCACCCGACCGAATCGGTTCAGGGATGGGAATTTATGGACTGGCAAACGCCCTCGGCATGGCTTGTGGGCCGGCAATCAGTGTGTTTTTGTATCAGCATTATAGTTATCAAAGTGTCTTCTGGCTAGCAGCCGTTTGTAGCTTATTATTGGTGATCATGATTCAATTTGTGGGTGATCACGGTGAACCAGTGGCGGTACCCAAGGCGGATGCACAACAACGGCACTTTCGGATTGTTCAGCCGCGCGTGATTCCAGTTGCGCTGATTTTGCTCTTATTTTCATTACCATACTTCGCAACGCAGACCTATATCGTCAGCTACGTGGCCGCACGTCATTTTCACGTGGCCGCTGGGATCTTCTTCCCAGTTTACGCGGTGATTTTACTTGTCTTGCGGCTGATCTTACGTGACTGGTTTGACCGGGTGCCGTTTAAACGGTTCATCTGGTTGTGCCTGATTTTTAATCTGTTGGGCTTAATTGGCTTAACGGATATGACCAACTGGGCGATGCTTTTGCTGGGTGCGGCCGGTTTAGCAGCGGGCTATGGCTTGATGTTTTCAATCTGTCAGGCCAAGGCGCTAACCCTAGTACCAGAAGCCGACCATGGTCTGGCCAACAGTACGTTTTACATTGGCGTCGACTTAGGGATGTCACTGGGACCGATTTTTGGTGGGCTGATTTCCAGTGTACTGTCGATGACCTGGTTCTACCCGGTCATGATGGTGACGTTGCCGCTAATTGTGATCGTCTATCTTGTGAGTCGGCGGGGGTTGGCTTAA
- a CDS encoding DMT family transporter, with the protein MTWIYLVIAGIFEVVWATMMKLSNGFSHLGYAAATVVGMILSFGFLALATKHLPLSIAYPIWTGIGAVGAIIVGLVFFKDTIAPITWVFIAMLVIGIIGIKVTS; encoded by the coding sequence ATGACATGGATTTATTTAGTAATTGCAGGGATTTTTGAAGTGGTGTGGGCGACGATGATGAAGTTAAGTAACGGGTTCAGCCACTTGGGTTACGCGGCCGCAACGGTGGTCGGGATGATTTTAAGCTTTGGTTTTTTAGCATTAGCAACCAAACATTTACCGTTAAGTATTGCCTATCCAATTTGGACTGGTATCGGGGCGGTCGGTGCAATCATTGTCGGCTTAGTCTTTTTCAAGGATACGATTGCGCCAATCACGTGGGTCTTCATCGCCATGCTGGTCATCGGCATTATTGGCATCAAGGTCACGAGTTAG
- a CDS encoding NUDIX hydrolase, with amino-acid sequence MGYVLDLRKRVGHLPLVVAGAAMMAQNSTGKIVLIYRTDNHCWGLPAGSTEPGETVQQTARRELKEETGLTVGDLTLIDVFSGPNMHYQYPNGDVIDSVTTLYRANTTGGELIQATDETSTAAFFDLDDLPSPLTPLTKWMLKGE; translated from the coding sequence TTGGGATATGTGCTTGATTTACGCAAACGGGTCGGTCATCTGCCGTTAGTCGTGGCGGGTGCCGCAATGATGGCTCAGAATTCAACCGGTAAAATCGTCCTGATCTATCGGACGGATAATCATTGTTGGGGTTTGCCCGCGGGGTCCACGGAACCGGGCGAGACGGTCCAGCAGACGGCCCGCCGTGAATTAAAAGAAGAGACGGGGTTAACGGTCGGCGACTTGACGTTGATCGACGTCTTCAGTGGTCCCAACATGCACTATCAATACCCCAACGGCGATGTCATTGATAGCGTCACGACCTTGTATCGCGCCAATACGACTGGTGGGGAGCTCATTCAGGCGACTGACGAAACGAGTACCGCCGCGTTCTTTGACCTTGATGACTTACCGTCGCCACTGACGCCGTTGACCAAATGGATGTTGAAGGGTGAATAG
- the hflX gene encoding GTPase HflX: MSETNAQKVQEVIIAGMSKTVANYDYAMSELEALVAANNMHAALRIDQGLEKPNPATFFGKGKVVEIKEVAAANDLHIMVINADLTPSQVRNLEEQTDIQIIDRTGLILEIFGNRARSKEAKLQVKIAQLQYQLPRLRTSISNRLDQQAGAAAGGGGGFTNRGAGETQLELNRRTIQDRISHAKHELKELNKDEVVRRAQRDKAGLPNVALVGYTNAGKSTTMNGLVKLFGKGEDKQVFEKDMLFATLDTSIRQLTFPDNKQLLLSDTVGFVSDLPHNLINAFRSTLAEAANADLLIQVIDYADPHYKEMMATTEKTLKEIGVHDVPMIYAFNKADLTEADYPNQQDDQLIYAARDEASLQALTNMIKAKVFKNYVTTTLLIPFSDGDVVAYLNDHANILKTDYLADGTQLTVELNAVDAQRYEKYVVTPA, translated from the coding sequence ATGTCTGAAACTAACGCTCAAAAAGTACAAGAAGTCATCATTGCCGGCATGTCTAAGACTGTCGCCAACTACGACTATGCGATGTCCGAACTGGAAGCGCTCGTTGCAGCCAATAATATGCACGCCGCCCTGCGAATCGACCAGGGATTGGAAAAGCCCAACCCGGCCACCTTCTTCGGCAAAGGCAAAGTTGTCGAAATCAAAGAAGTCGCAGCAGCCAACGATTTGCACATTATGGTCATCAACGCGGATCTGACCCCCAGTCAGGTGCGTAACTTAGAGGAACAAACGGATATCCAAATTATCGACCGCACTGGGTTGATTCTGGAGATTTTCGGTAACCGTGCTCGTAGCAAGGAAGCCAAACTGCAAGTCAAAATCGCCCAGCTGCAATATCAGCTCCCCCGTTTGCGGACCAGCATCTCTAACCGCCTGGACCAACAAGCCGGAGCCGCAGCTGGTGGTGGCGGTGGTTTTACCAACCGTGGTGCTGGTGAAACACAACTGGAATTGAATCGGCGGACGATTCAAGACCGCATCAGCCACGCTAAGCACGAACTTAAGGAACTCAACAAGGATGAAGTCGTCCGACGCGCCCAACGCGATAAGGCCGGCCTACCGAACGTTGCCTTAGTGGGCTATACCAACGCCGGTAAATCAACCACGATGAACGGCTTAGTAAAACTGTTCGGTAAGGGTGAAGATAAACAAGTCTTCGAAAAGGATATGCTGTTCGCCACGCTGGATACGAGCATCCGCCAGCTGACCTTCCCCGATAACAAGCAGTTATTGCTCAGTGATACGGTCGGATTCGTCAGTGACTTGCCGCATAACCTGATCAACGCCTTCCGCTCAACGTTAGCCGAAGCCGCCAATGCCGATTTACTGATTCAAGTCATTGACTACGCGGACCCGCATTACAAAGAAATGATGGCCACGACTGAAAAGACTTTGAAGGAAATTGGCGTTCACGACGTGCCAATGATCTATGCGTTTAACAAGGCGGACTTAACCGAAGCGGATTACCCGAACCAACAAGATGATCAGCTGATTTATGCCGCACGTGACGAAGCCTCCTTGCAAGCTTTGACCAATATGATCAAAGCCAAAGTCTTCAAGAACTACGTGACGACAACGTTATTAATTCCATTCAGTGATGGTGACGTGGTCGCCTACTTGAATGACCATGCCAACATTCTCAAAACGGATTACTTGGCGGATGGCACCCAATTAACGGTCGAACTGAACGCCGTGGATGCGCAACGCTACGAAAAATACGTGGTAACGCCTGCTTAA
- a CDS encoding MarR family winged helix-turn-helix transcriptional regulator produces MNHDEMVARQVLVLARQITRRRNQHLRTVGLTTEQADALVFFTDHPKQTVTAFKTRQGITHQTARLIVQRLQARGYVQLVVSPTDARAKQVVVTASGRAKRAQLRQHGWQTSAQMFAHLDEQQQQLFLDLLRQVNQNLESDEN; encoded by the coding sequence ATGAATCATGATGAAATGGTGGCTAGGCAAGTCTTGGTGCTGGCCAGGCAGATTACGCGCCGCCGTAATCAACATTTAAGAACGGTCGGATTAACGACTGAGCAGGCGGATGCGCTCGTGTTTTTTACCGATCATCCTAAGCAGACGGTGACGGCGTTTAAGACGCGCCAGGGTATCACACACCAGACGGCCCGCTTGATTGTCCAACGGTTGCAGGCGCGCGGCTACGTCCAATTGGTGGTCAGTCCCACGGATGCGCGGGCCAAGCAGGTGGTGGTGACGGCGAGCGGCCGTGCCAAACGCGCCCAGTTACGGCAACACGGTTGGCAAACGAGCGCGCAGATGTTTGCGCACCTCGATGAGCAGCAACAACAGTTATTCTTAGATTTGTTACGACAGGTCAATCAAAATTTAGAGAGCGATGAGAATTGA
- a CDS encoding histidine phosphatase family protein: MAQFSIYFVRHGQTFFNLYNRMQGWSDSPLTDYGQNTATKVGQALADTHFDAFYSSDSKRAIDTAHLIQRAMGTEAQSLKTLMNFREVFYGYYEGDDSSRTWSLIGHQFGVTSMHELLAHVHIDQTRDLMRELDPWHEAEDNAMYWERINQGFDYLKAHHDHHEKVLVVTHGTTIRSMVARFAPEIDITQGPKSGSVTRIDVDGDQIKVVDYAQDLADVKVNQHL; encoded by the coding sequence ATGGCGCAATTTTCAATTTACTTTGTCCGGCATGGACAGACGTTTTTCAACTTATATAATCGGATGCAGGGTTGGTCGGATTCACCGCTGACTGACTATGGTCAAAATACCGCGACCAAGGTCGGTCAAGCCCTCGCAGACACGCATTTCGATGCTTTTTATAGCAGTGATTCCAAACGGGCCATCGACACCGCGCACCTCATCCAGCGGGCGATGGGCACCGAAGCGCAATCCCTGAAGACGCTGATGAACTTCCGGGAAGTCTTCTACGGCTACTACGAAGGTGATGATTCTAGTCGGACCTGGTCACTAATTGGGCACCAATTCGGCGTGACGAGTATGCACGAACTCCTAGCCCATGTGCATATCGACCAAACACGCGACTTAATGCGCGAACTCGATCCATGGCACGAAGCTGAGGACAATGCGATGTACTGGGAACGCATCAATCAAGGGTTTGACTACTTGAAAGCCCATCACGACCACCATGAAAAAGTGCTCGTCGTGACCCACGGCACCACGATTCGTAGTATGGTCGCACGCTTCGCCCCTGAAATCGACATCACGCAGGGGCCCAAAAGCGGCAGCGTGACCCGTATCGACGTGGACGGCGACCAAATCAAAGTCGTTGACTACGCCCAGGACTTAGCTGACGTGAAAGTCAATCAACACCTATAA